Within the Acidimicrobiales bacterium genome, the region AGCACCTGGCTGGCGCCGATCTCCTCCACCAGCGCCGGGATGTTCTCCTCGTGGTACGGCGACACGAACAGGTGGCGCTTCAGGACTTCGCTTGGTTTGCCGGGGACGTAGCCGCCGGGCCAGGGCCCGTTGCGTCCCATGCCCTTCATCTTGTCCATCGCCTTCAGCAGGTACGGCACCCACAACGACCCGTTCTCGAGCGATGCGATGCGCACGCGCGGGAAGCGGCCGAACAGGTTGAGGAACGTCATCGACGCGACGGTGTCCATGATCGGACGGTCGCCGTACGAGCACGTCCACTGGAACGCCGACTGCATGTGCGACGACGGGTTCGGGTCTTCGCCCCACTCCGTTGAGAACTTCTCGTTGTAGCCGCTCTCGGCAATGTGGAACGCGACGGTGATGCCCGCCTCGTTCACCCGCGCCCAGAACGGGTCGAAGCTCAGGTCCGCCGGTGACTTTCCGCCCTGCGGGCCCGGACGCAAGTGCACGACGCGCGCGCCGCGATCGAGCGCCCACTCCAACTCTTCGACGGCGCGGTCGACGTCGAGCAGCGACATCAGCGGGGGCGCGTAGATGCGGCCGCGGCTCCCGAACCCCCAGTCTTCGTCGAGCCACGTATTGAAGGCGCGCAGGTTGGCATACGTGCGTTCGGGGTTGTCGTCCATGAAGTGCTCGACGCAGACGCCGAAGGTGGGCAACAGGAGCGCCGCCTCGAGCCCCTGCGCGTCCATCACCTTGATGCGGGCGTCCCGGTCGACGTACTCCGGCTGGACCGGCTCGATGGCAGGGTTGTCTTCGCCCCGACCCGAGCTGAGGT harbors:
- a CDS encoding amidohydrolase family protein; translated protein: MGDWYDADNHYYEPTDCFTRHFPKDRVDEAIRTVQQADGTEQVFVGDRPFTFLTDPFRERVVKPGALREMLRNLSSGRGEDNPAIEPVQPEYVDRDARIKVMDAQGLEAALLLPTFGVCVEHFMDDNPERTYANLRAFNTWLDEDWGFGSRGRIYAPPLMSLLDVDRAVEELEWALDRGARVVHLRPGPQGGKSPADLSFDPFWARVNEAGITVAFHIAESGYNEKFSTEWGEDPNPSSHMQSAFQWTCSYGDRPIMDTVASMTFLNLFGRFPRVRIASLENGSLWVPYLLKAMDKMKGMGRNGPWPGGYVPGKPSEVLKRHLFVSPYHEENIPALVEEIGASQVLFGSDFPHPEGVAAPEDFLPCLRGLDDASVDAIMRNNTRALLAEPAA